Proteins found in one Paenibacillus dendritiformis genomic segment:
- a CDS encoding ABC transporter ATP-binding protein has translation MLSVLFKLGWFFKEHKTRYIVGVVMLIVVGIIELVPPRILGQAIDDIVRGAITWDRLTYYLLLILGTMVVIYAITYVWMYQIFGGANLVERKLRSKLMRHFLKMTPPFFEKNRTGDLMARATNDLRSVSQTTGFGMLTLTDSTAFLVIVLFAMFMIQWKLTLAALLPLPFIAIAMNVFGQKIHERYMIAQDAFGDMNDQVLESVGGVRVIRAYVQETSDEGRFRDITQDVYNKNLAVARVDALFDPTIRLFIGLSYVIGLGYGAYLIIHNELSLGQLLAFNMYLGMMIWPMFAIGNLINVMQRGNASLDRVNEVLNYTPDVQDGEHTKDVSVPETMTWSNYKFRYPTSTTDNLDLGALTLRKGQTLGIVGRTGSGKSTFVKQLLREYPVGEGGFRINGIPAEQIPIDRLHSWIGYVPQEQILFSKTVKQNILFGRSGAGDDDVMNAIETASFTHDVPTLVHGVETLVGERGVALSGGQKQRVSLARAFIKDPEILILDDALSAVDARTEANIISNIREQRSGKTTLITTHRLSAVEHADWIIVLDDGKIIEEGTHDDLLKQDGWYKEQYERQQLESGL, from the coding sequence ATGCTATCGGTTTTATTCAAGCTCGGCTGGTTCTTCAAAGAACATAAGACGAGATACATTGTAGGTGTCGTGATGCTGATCGTAGTCGGCATCATCGAGCTCGTCCCCCCTCGCATCCTGGGGCAAGCCATCGATGACATCGTACGCGGGGCCATTACATGGGACAGATTGACGTACTATCTTCTCCTCATACTGGGTACGATGGTCGTCATTTACGCCATTACGTATGTGTGGATGTATCAGATTTTCGGCGGAGCGAACCTGGTAGAGCGCAAGCTTCGCTCCAAGCTGATGCGTCATTTCCTCAAAATGACGCCGCCGTTCTTCGAGAAAAACCGCACCGGGGACCTGATGGCCCGGGCGACCAATGATCTTCGATCCGTGTCGCAGACGACCGGATTCGGCATGCTCACCTTGACGGACTCGACTGCGTTCCTCGTCATCGTGCTGTTCGCCATGTTCATGATTCAATGGAAGCTGACGCTGGCCGCCTTGCTGCCGCTCCCGTTCATCGCCATCGCCATGAATGTGTTCGGCCAAAAGATTCATGAACGCTACATGATCGCTCAAGATGCGTTCGGAGATATGAACGATCAAGTGTTGGAGTCGGTCGGCGGCGTGCGGGTCATCCGCGCCTACGTGCAGGAGACCTCCGATGAAGGCCGCTTCCGCGACATTACCCAGGACGTCTATAACAAGAACCTGGCCGTTGCCCGGGTCGACGCCCTGTTCGATCCGACGATCCGGCTGTTCATCGGTCTGAGCTACGTGATCGGGCTCGGTTACGGCGCCTACCTCATTATTCATAACGAGCTGTCGCTCGGGCAGCTGCTCGCATTCAATATGTACCTTGGCATGATGATCTGGCCGATGTTCGCTATCGGCAATCTGATTAACGTGATGCAGCGGGGCAACGCCTCGCTCGATCGGGTCAACGAGGTGCTGAATTATACGCCGGACGTGCAGGACGGCGAGCATACGAAGGATGTCTCTGTGCCGGAGACGATGACGTGGAGCAACTACAAGTTCCGCTACCCGACTTCGACGACAGATAACCTGGATCTCGGCGCCCTGACGCTTCGCAAGGGACAGACGCTCGGCATCGTCGGCCGGACCGGAAGCGGCAAGTCGACCTTCGTCAAGCAGCTGCTGCGGGAATATCCGGTCGGGGAAGGCGGCTTCCGCATTAACGGCATCCCGGCGGAGCAGATTCCGATTGATCGGCTGCACAGCTGGATCGGATATGTGCCGCAGGAACAGATTTTGTTCTCCAAGACGGTCAAGCAGAACATCTTATTCGGCCGTTCCGGCGCTGGCGACGACGACGTGATGAACGCGATCGAGACCGCCTCCTTCACCCATGATGTGCCTACGCTGGTGCACGGGGTGGAGACATTGGTCGGCGAGCGGGGCGTCGCCCTGTCCGGAGGCCAGAAGCAGCGGGTCTCGCTGGCGCGGGCCTTCATCAAGGATCCGGAAATATTGATTCTCGATGATGCGCTCTCCGCCGTCGACGCGCGCACGGAAGCGAATATTATCAGCAACATTCGCGAGCAGCGCTCGGGCAAGACGACCCTGATTACGACGCACCGGTTGTCCGCCGTGGAGCATGCCGACTGGATCATCGTGCTCGATGACGGCAAGATCATCGAAGAAGGCACTCATGACGACTTGCTGAAGCAGGACGGCTGGTACAAGGAACAGTACGAGCGCCAGCAGCTGGAATCCGGGCTGTAG
- a CDS encoding DUF441 domain-containing protein — protein MAQLDISSLILLGLAGLGIISGNSTVTIAMVILLLLRVTHLQSLFPWIEKYGLTIGIIILTVGVMSPIASGSMSMETILQSFLHWKSLLAVAIGMLVAYLGGRGAHLMTQSPTIVAGLLIGTVLGVALFRGVPVGPLIAAGILSLLLGRS, from the coding sequence ATGGCGCAATTAGATATTTCTTCGCTTATTTTATTGGGGTTGGCCGGACTCGGCATCATCAGCGGCAACTCGACCGTCACGATCGCGATGGTCATCCTGCTGCTGCTGCGCGTCACCCATTTGCAGAGCCTGTTCCCCTGGATAGAGAAATACGGCCTCACGATCGGGATTATCATACTTACCGTCGGGGTCATGTCCCCGATCGCCAGCGGCTCCATGTCCATGGAGACGATTCTGCAATCGTTCCTGCATTGGAAGTCGCTCCTGGCCGTCGCGATCGGGATGCTGGTGGCCTACCTGGGCGGCCGGGGCGCGCATCTGATGACGCAATCGCCAACCATCGTCGCCGGATTGCTCATCGGGACCGTGCTCGGCGTCGCGCTGTTCCGCGGCGTTCCGGTCGGGCCGCTGATCGCGGCGGGCATTTTGTCGCTGCTGCTGGGCCGCTCCTGA
- the pcp gene encoding pyroglutamyl-peptidase I, which yields MNTLLLTGFDPFGGEAINPSWEAVRALDGSTLGRYRVQAAQLPTSFARAGVTLREAMAVCNPAAVICVGQAGGRPDITLERVAINLADARIADNDGDQPTDDEVVPGGPAAYWTTLPVKALRRAVLEAGIPCSVSYTAGTFVCNAIFYTLMHELARRQEAERIPAGFIHIPFLPRQAAAYPGKPSMSLDAIVEGLRTVILHADAEEERGSSAGTLHG from the coding sequence ATTAACACATTATTGCTGACCGGCTTCGATCCGTTCGGGGGCGAAGCGATCAATCCGTCCTGGGAGGCGGTGCGCGCGCTCGACGGCTCGACGCTGGGACGATACCGGGTGCAGGCGGCGCAGCTGCCGACTTCATTCGCGCGGGCCGGTGTGACGCTGCGCGAAGCGATGGCCGTCTGCAATCCCGCGGCCGTCATCTGTGTCGGACAAGCCGGCGGCCGCCCGGACATCACGCTGGAGCGCGTAGCGATCAATTTGGCGGATGCCCGCATTGCGGACAATGACGGCGATCAGCCGACGGATGATGAGGTCGTGCCGGGCGGCCCTGCCGCGTATTGGACGACACTGCCGGTGAAGGCGCTGCGGCGCGCCGTGCTGGAAGCGGGCATCCCGTGCTCGGTGTCGTATACGGCCGGGACGTTCGTCTGCAACGCCATTTTCTATACGCTGATGCATGAGTTGGCCCGCCGGCAGGAAGCCGAGCGCATCCCGGCTGGATTTATCCATATCCCATTCTTGCCACGACAGGCCGCGGCTTATCCCGGCAAGCCAAGCATGTCGCTGGATGCGATCGTGGAAGGGCTGCGCACCGTCATCCTTCACGCGGATGCGGAGGAGGAGCGGGGCAGCAGCGCGGGGACTTTGCACGGCTGA
- a CDS encoding glycine betaine ABC transporter substrate-binding protein encodes MKHNRTRRWMLLGLIAMIGWTLAGCSGSSSPSGGTDGASSGDSQSASVGESVDYKIVGIDAGAGIMQATEQALQEYGLDKWKLIEGSGAAMTAALDKAIKKQEPIIITGWTPHWKFAKYDLKYLEDPKGVYGGDEQIHTIARKGLKEDDPNAHKVLDQFEWTADDMAQVMVAVHDGKNPEEAAKEWVEANADKADKWIEGAQPVDGKKLKLGYVAWDSEIASTNVIAYVLQEKLGYKVDLLQVEAGPMWTGVANGDVDAIVAAWLPTTHKDYYDKFKDQIDDLGPNLDGTKIGLVVPAYMDINSIEDLK; translated from the coding sequence ATGAAGCATAATCGAACGAGACGTTGGATGTTGTTGGGACTTATCGCGATGATCGGATGGACGCTGGCAGGCTGTTCCGGTTCCTCCAGCCCATCCGGAGGCACGGACGGGGCTTCCTCTGGCGACAGCCAGTCGGCAAGCGTAGGCGAGTCCGTCGATTACAAAATCGTCGGCATCGACGCCGGTGCCGGGATTATGCAGGCGACAGAGCAAGCGCTCCAGGAATACGGCCTCGACAAATGGAAGCTCATCGAGGGCTCCGGCGCCGCGATGACCGCTGCCCTGGACAAAGCTATCAAGAAGCAGGAGCCGATTATTATTACGGGCTGGACGCCGCATTGGAAATTCGCCAAATACGACCTGAAATATTTGGAGGATCCGAAAGGCGTCTACGGCGGAGATGAGCAGATCCACACGATTGCCCGGAAAGGATTGAAGGAAGACGATCCGAACGCGCATAAGGTGCTCGATCAGTTCGAATGGACGGCAGACGATATGGCGCAGGTGATGGTTGCCGTTCACGACGGCAAGAACCCGGAAGAAGCCGCCAAAGAATGGGTCGAAGCGAATGCGGACAAGGCTGACAAGTGGATCGAGGGCGCACAGCCTGTTGACGGCAAGAAGCTGAAGCTGGGCTATGTAGCCTGGGATTCGGAGATTGCCAGCACGAACGTCATCGCATACGTGCTGCAGGAGAAGCTCGGCTACAAGGTCGATCTGCTCCAGGTCGAAGCCGGTCCGATGTGGACGGGCGTCGCCAACGGGGATGTCGATGCGATTGTCGCTGCATGGCTTCCAACGACGCACAAAGACTATTATGACAAATTCAAAGATCAAATCGATGATCTCGGTCCGAACCTGGACGGCACCAAAATCGGTCTCGTCGTTCCGGCTTATATGGACATCAACTCTATCGAAGATCTGAAATAA
- a CDS encoding ABC transporter permease: protein MRLPIGNWVEEGVNWLGTNAEGFFQFLSKIIERSVESITDLLTWPSAYILIAIFTVLAFLIGRWSLSLLTLIGLFIIEALGYWEPTMSTLALVIVSTILSIVIGIPLGIACGRSDSVSRIVRPVLDFMQTMPAFVYLLPAVFLFGLGIVPGVIASVIFAVPPTIRLTELGIRQVPEDMMEAASAFGSTPMQTLWKVQLPVAMPTLMAGVNQTIMLSLSMVVIASMIGAQGIGAEVYRSVTQLKIGQGFEAGLAVVLLAIILDRFSQHSFKKNKSKKQGA, encoded by the coding sequence ATGCGACTGCCGATAGGTAATTGGGTCGAAGAGGGAGTGAACTGGCTCGGAACGAATGCCGAAGGGTTCTTCCAATTTCTATCCAAAATAATCGAACGCAGTGTCGAAAGCATTACCGATCTGCTCACCTGGCCGTCTGCCTACATTTTAATTGCGATCTTCACTGTGCTCGCCTTCCTGATCGGACGCTGGTCCTTGTCCTTATTGACCTTGATCGGACTGTTCATCATTGAAGCGCTCGGCTATTGGGAGCCGACGATGAGCACGCTGGCCCTCGTCATCGTATCGACAATATTGTCTATCGTTATCGGCATTCCGCTTGGCATTGCCTGCGGACGTTCGGACAGCGTATCCCGGATTGTGCGGCCGGTGCTCGATTTCATGCAGACGATGCCCGCCTTTGTCTATTTGCTTCCGGCCGTATTTCTGTTCGGACTCGGCATCGTGCCTGGCGTCATTGCTTCCGTTATCTTCGCCGTGCCGCCGACGATCCGGCTGACCGAGCTTGGCATTCGCCAAGTGCCTGAAGACATGATGGAGGCCGCTTCCGCCTTCGGCTCCACGCCGATGCAGACCTTGTGGAAGGTGCAGCTTCCGGTTGCCATGCCGACCTTGATGGCCGGCGTGAACCAGACGATTATGCTGTCGCTGTCCATGGTCGTCATCGCCTCCATGATTGGCGCCCAAGGGATTGGGGCCGAAGTCTATCGTTCCGTTACCCAGCTGAAGATCGGCCAAGGCTTCGAGGCAGGCCTCGCTGTCGTGCTTCTCGCCATTATTTTGGACCGGTTCTCTCAGCATAGTTTCAAAAAAAATAAATCAAAAAAACAAGGAGCGTGA
- a CDS encoding quaternary amine ABC transporter ATP-binding protein, whose product MSIIKVNGVTKIFGPQAQRSLTLLKQGWSRERLATEKQATVAVNQVSFSVEPGEIFVIMGLSGSGKSTLVRMLNRLIEPTDGDIWLKDRNISKLNESELREVRRKTIGMVFQKFALFPHRTVLDNAAYGLEIQGMAKEERYRKAREALGLVGLDGWEQKYPDELSGGMQQRVGLARALANDPDVLLMDEAFSALDPLIRRDMQDELLALQQKMHKTIIFITHDLDEALRIGDRIALLKDGKLIQIGTPEQMLMDPADEYVERFVEGVDLSKVLTAAHIMRRPETVSLDRGPRVALQLMRDIGISTLFVVGKDKSLQGVVTAEQASEAARGGQSLQEVMFTDVPTVSPDVLLNDLFALSGEAKLPIAVVQPDGKLMGAIVRGAVLGALAGNVPNGTNGADGTTGTDAAATDTEGMVMSHATADR is encoded by the coding sequence TTGTCTATCATTAAAGTCAACGGAGTGACCAAAATCTTCGGTCCGCAAGCGCAACGCTCGCTCACTCTGCTGAAGCAAGGGTGGTCCCGGGAACGGCTCGCCACAGAAAAACAAGCGACTGTTGCCGTCAATCAGGTCTCTTTCTCCGTCGAGCCAGGCGAAATCTTCGTTATCATGGGCCTCTCCGGCAGCGGGAAGTCCACGCTGGTGCGGATGCTGAATCGTCTTATCGAACCGACGGACGGAGACATCTGGTTAAAAGATCGGAACATCTCCAAGCTGAACGAGTCCGAACTGCGGGAAGTTCGCCGCAAGACGATCGGCATGGTGTTCCAGAAGTTCGCACTCTTCCCTCATCGCACCGTCCTCGACAACGCCGCATACGGCCTCGAAATTCAAGGAATGGCGAAGGAAGAACGCTACCGCAAAGCGCGGGAAGCTCTCGGATTGGTCGGACTCGACGGCTGGGAGCAGAAATATCCCGACGAATTGAGCGGCGGCATGCAGCAGCGGGTCGGATTGGCCAGAGCGCTCGCCAATGATCCAGATGTTCTGCTGATGGATGAAGCATTCAGTGCTCTCGATCCGCTTATCCGGCGAGATATGCAGGACGAACTCCTCGCATTGCAGCAAAAAATGCATAAAACCATCATTTTTATTACCCATGATTTGGACGAAGCTCTCCGCATCGGAGATCGAATCGCGTTATTAAAAGACGGGAAGCTGATTCAAATCGGCACCCCGGAACAAATGCTGATGGATCCGGCAGACGAATACGTGGAGCGATTCGTTGAAGGAGTGGACTTATCGAAAGTGCTGACGGCAGCGCACATCATGCGCCGGCCGGAGACGGTATCCCTTGATCGGGGACCTCGCGTCGCCCTGCAGCTCATGCGGGATATCGGCATCTCAACCCTGTTCGTCGTGGGCAAAGATAAGTCTCTTCAAGGGGTCGTTACAGCCGAGCAGGCCAGTGAGGCGGCACGCGGCGGCCAGTCATTGCAGGAAGTCATGTTCACCGACGTCCCTACCGTATCGCCGGATGTGCTCCTGAACGATCTGTTCGCGTTGTCGGGCGAAGCCAAGCTTCCAATCGCGGTCGTCCAGCCGGACGGCAAGCTGATGGGCGCGATCGTGCGTGGAGCGGTTCTCGGCGCGCTGGCCGGCAATGTGCCGAATGGAACGAACGGAGCGGACGGAACGACTGGAACGGATGCAGCCGCTACAGACACGGAAGGGATGGTGATGTCGCATGCGACTGCCGATAGGTAA
- a CDS encoding GbsR/MarR family transcriptional regulator, which yields MATFAQLTQEQQGAVEKARNRVIEAIGQNMDLYGMTQSTGHLYGLLFFSDHPMTLDEMGKEMEMSKTSMSTGVRTLVDMKMVHKVWGKGTRKDLYEVEPDWYQTFADYFGIKWRKAIEVNLSAIRRSKRELENLLAAHSEDEMLCGIVQADIAKMQEAEQYYHWLDQLIDALESGEIFRFIPKPGTPE from the coding sequence ATGGCAACGTTCGCGCAGTTGACGCAGGAACAACAAGGGGCGGTGGAAAAAGCTCGCAATCGTGTCATAGAAGCGATCGGTCAAAATATGGACCTATACGGAATGACTCAATCCACAGGCCATTTGTACGGTTTGTTATTTTTCAGCGATCATCCGATGACGCTGGATGAGATGGGCAAGGAAATGGAAATGAGCAAGACGAGCATGAGCACAGGGGTCCGTACACTGGTGGATATGAAGATGGTGCACAAGGTATGGGGCAAAGGCACGCGGAAAGACTTGTACGAAGTGGAGCCGGACTGGTACCAGACATTCGCCGATTACTTCGGCATCAAGTGGCGCAAGGCCATCGAAGTGAACTTATCCGCCATCCGGCGTTCCAAGCGAGAACTGGAGAACCTGCTCGCGGCCCATAGCGAGGACGAGATGCTATGCGGCATCGTTCAGGCGGATATTGCCAAGATGCAGGAAGCGGAACAGTATTACCACTGGCTGGATCAATTAATAGACGCATTGGAGAGCGGCGAGATCTTTCGCTTCATCCCGAAGCCGGGAACTCCTGAATAA
- a CDS encoding CerR family C-terminal domain-containing protein, with amino-acid sequence MNSKLSSDKNKLNEDTTKSRLLDAGLRIFGLHGYEGVRTRTLADEAGVNQSAIPYYFGGKKGLYLAVAHRLADTVNDDFLKKALQETEGSEKLSKEEAAKSLKSVMSQFSKAMIGNAENNIRSVFIAREQLQPTEAYDILYDKFFQPLHHIISVLVGKLIDLDEKAQKTILIAHAIVGQSVAFSVAKETYLRRQGITDLDEAHVALIAKELGEMSIRTCSGYLNEKGT; translated from the coding sequence TTGAATTCTAAATTAAGCAGCGATAAGAATAAACTGAATGAAGACACAACAAAATCTCGCTTATTAGACGCTGGGCTTCGTATTTTCGGATTGCACGGCTATGAAGGCGTGCGTACGCGCACGCTGGCGGATGAAGCGGGTGTAAACCAATCGGCGATTCCTTATTATTTCGGCGGCAAAAAAGGGTTGTATCTAGCGGTGGCTCATCGTTTGGCAGACACAGTCAATGATGATTTTTTAAAAAAGGCTTTACAAGAGACGGAAGGAAGCGAGAAGCTGTCAAAAGAAGAAGCCGCGAAATCGCTTAAATCGGTCATGTCGCAATTTTCGAAAGCGATGATTGGGAATGCGGAAAACAATATAAGAAGCGTTTTTATTGCAAGGGAGCAGCTCCAACCTACAGAAGCTTACGACATCTTGTACGATAAATTTTTCCAGCCGCTGCACCATATCATTTCCGTGTTGGTCGGGAAATTAATAGATTTGGACGAAAAAGCTCAAAAAACAATTTTAATCGCTCATGCCATCGTCGGACAATCGGTTGCCTTCTCGGTAGCCAAGGAAACCTATCTTCGGCGCCAAGGGATTACCGATTTGGACGAAGCCCATGTTGCATTAATCGCCAAGGAGCTTGGCGAGATGTCGATTCGCACATGCAGCGGGTATCTTAATGAAAAGGGTACGTAA
- a CDS encoding M24 family metallopeptidase, whose product MEEEHVDALIVYGDREGAFPAVFNPDTYFTNERPGSIVIFPKNEEPIAVVFLATAVEDHIQARYTNTQGWIRPENMYVGKMGTNIVRIIEERGLNNHSIGVIGLEPYPPYYFDGAIPYNTWQTILQQLPNTTFKPVGNKFFELTSVKSAEEIEVLKWSANVGEKMCQAMLEAARPGVRENEIYAAAMNACASHAGFTTAILMGSGPEFVGWGLPAWTYRPEEPRVIQEGDIILAEVFSSFGMLETQHQPSIAVGRVHPDFERAAAAARQSYENGVKALRHGTTFGDVVQAMKEPMREAGGWHVHPLIHSISPFGLIGVGDEIARLPEATEYGQVLPIPSIGLDTELQAGMVFAFEPNCAIGKKVINLGGTVIVGPNRGIELNTISTHLMRATW is encoded by the coding sequence ATGGAAGAAGAGCATGTGGATGCTTTGATTGTCTATGGCGACAGGGAAGGCGCCTTTCCGGCTGTATTTAACCCGGATACCTATTTCACGAACGAACGTCCGGGGTCCATTGTCATTTTTCCGAAAAATGAAGAACCTATCGCTGTCGTATTTTTAGCAACCGCCGTGGAAGATCATATTCAAGCTCGATATACGAACACTCAAGGCTGGATACGGCCAGAAAATATGTATGTCGGAAAAATGGGGACAAATATTGTCAGGATTATAGAAGAGAGAGGGCTTAATAATCATTCGATTGGCGTCATTGGCCTGGAACCCTATCCTCCCTATTACTTCGATGGCGCAATCCCCTATAATACTTGGCAAACCATCTTGCAACAATTGCCGAATACGACTTTTAAGCCGGTCGGCAACAAATTTTTCGAACTGACTTCCGTGAAAAGTGCAGAGGAAATCGAAGTATTGAAATGGTCTGCAAACGTTGGAGAAAAAATGTGTCAAGCCATGCTGGAAGCTGCCAGGCCCGGGGTGAGGGAAAATGAGATCTATGCGGCGGCCATGAACGCTTGTGCTTCCCATGCCGGATTTACGACAGCGATCTTAATGGGCTCAGGACCAGAGTTTGTAGGGTGGGGACTCCCAGCGTGGACCTACCGTCCAGAGGAACCCCGGGTGATTCAAGAAGGAGATATTATTTTGGCGGAAGTGTTTTCATCATTTGGAATGCTGGAAACGCAGCATCAACCATCGATAGCCGTAGGAAGAGTGCATCCGGATTTCGAGAGGGCAGCTGCGGCAGCAAGACAATCTTATGAAAACGGAGTGAAGGCGCTGCGGCACGGCACTACCTTCGGAGATGTTGTCCAAGCAATGAAGGAACCGATGCGCGAGGCAGGCGGCTGGCATGTTCACCCTCTTATTCATTCCATTAGTCCTTTTGGTCTTATCGGAGTTGGTGATGAGATTGCCCGCCTGCCTGAAGCGACAGAATATGGTCAAGTACTGCCAATCCCTTCTATCGGATTAGATACTGAGCTGCAGGCGGGGATGGTATTTGCATTTGAACCCAATTGCGCGATTGGCAAGAAGGTGATCAATCTTGGCGGAACCGTGATTGTAGGTCCAAACAGGGGAATTGAACTCAATACAATTTCTACGCATCTCATGAGAGCGACCTGGTAA